Proteins from a single region of Phycisphaeraceae bacterium D3-23:
- a CDS encoding DUF1080 domain-containing protein, with protein MRTRHWIMGLGLATLSAAVMGCANNAKATGGPDADDSDGWVVLFDGSNTDHWRGYRQDGFPDRGWGITDDGELHKIAGAGGGDIITRESYDSFELAWEWRVAEGANSGVMYHVAEADDLGATYLTGPEYQILEDENHGDGRSELTSSGALYALIACNDKKELAPVGEWNTSRILVEGNHVEHWLNGEQVVEYELESDELAALIAGSKFKDWPRFAREGEGHIALQDHGDDVWFRNIRIREIEE; from the coding sequence ATGCGCACTCGTCACTGGATCATGGGGCTGGGCCTCGCAACACTCTCCGCCGCCGTCATGGGCTGCGCGAATAACGCCAAAGCCACTGGCGGCCCCGACGCCGACGACAGCGACGGCTGGGTCGTCCTCTTCGACGGCAGCAACACCGACCATTGGCGCGGCTACCGCCAGGATGGCTTCCCCGACCGGGGCTGGGGGATCACCGACGACGGCGAGCTGCACAAGATCGCCGGCGCAGGCGGCGGCGACATCATCACCCGCGAGAGCTATGACAGTTTCGAGCTGGCGTGGGAATGGCGGGTCGCCGAGGGCGCAAACTCGGGTGTGATGTACCACGTCGCCGAGGCCGACGACCTGGGCGCGACGTACCTGACCGGCCCGGAGTACCAGATCCTGGAAGATGAGAACCACGGCGACGGGCGCAGTGAACTCACCAGCTCGGGTGCGCTGTACGCCCTGATCGCTTGCAACGATAAGAAGGAACTCGCCCCCGTCGGCGAGTGGAACACCTCGCGCATCCTGGTCGAGGGCAACCACGTCGAGCACTGGCTCAACGGCGAACAAGTTGTTGAATATGAACTGGAGAGCGACGAGCTCGCCGCCCTGATCGCGGGCAGCAAGTTCAAGGACTGGCCGCGTTTCGCCCGTGAAGGCGAGGGCCACATCGCGCTGCAGGACCACGGCGACGACGTCTGGTTCCGCAACATCCGCATCCGCGAAATCGAAGAGTAG
- a CDS encoding tetratricopeptide repeat protein, translated as MPPTDPPATPPPAPSADPTWVLLKDAVADAMDLEPDRWPDALSKALGADTELIEQATAMLRAASSSTAQLHPGLDAYVGNDGPDPYALINKVIGGYTVERLIAEGGMGRGLRRQTGTPRARTVALKVLRPGSVADSTRMRFGREVTALGRLKHPNIAQIYDAGVYRPAEGSKLPYLVMEYVDGSSLTDYARNKADNLDDKLTLMIKVADAVHAAHQQAIIHRDLKPANILVDRDGEPKVLDFGIARLADENSIDFTSHTATGAILGTLAYMSPEQVKGNASAADARADVYAMGVMLYEIVMGKPPVDVKNQPLPVALQRISEERTIHLGVGYDSDLQTIIATAMEHDPARRYGSASELAADLRRYLANDPIAARPPTTRYLLTKFAQRHRGPLIAAVAFVLLLLGATILASVGFLRAESQRKDAVAARDEAQAQRSIAQDATADALDQRNIAQSATEEALAQRNLARDREQEAQAARAETAIERDKAVEEQQRAQAINRFMNDMLGAADPDELGRNVTLLETIDYYIGQVETAFADQPQTRAEIYTTLGWVYFAVGDYDKAQPILQNAITLYEQTLGPHAYDTYLAVNHLASVYEESGDFDALDELLADRLPVAIEALGKGNDAVLHLQMMQAALYSHRGLYRQADAQFIETIDTAQDALGPTHTLTLTYMNNYSGFLIEQDDYESAESLLRTVVKHREADPGVSVQDRAIARSNLAGVLESLGRYDEAEAIYGETVPLVTEALGEGHTTTMSLMMAHATTLMSLGRADAACELSGRVVELRREHFGPDHIDTFLAMNNYAVQLGYAGRHDEGVAVAQAAYEGARAQLGSAHPLVWQAEQNYAVALSNVERSDEALPLLKLGLERLEATLGQTHPKTIIQANNYAMTLFELGRNTEALDIGEACIENAAETLPDPVIAQLHRNAGRYAMADEQFELAEEHLLTSYEMLIDEPGGANRRRTAMFTADLYATWGKPEREAEFRAISEGAE; from the coding sequence ATGCCCCCTACCGACCCACCCGCAACACCCCCGCCCGCCCCCTCGGCCGACCCGACCTGGGTCCTGCTCAAGGACGCCGTCGCCGACGCGATGGACCTCGAACCCGACCGCTGGCCCGACGCCCTGTCCAAGGCCCTCGGAGCCGACACCGAACTCATCGAGCAGGCCACCGCCATGCTCCGCGCCGCCTCGAGCTCGACCGCGCAGCTCCACCCGGGCCTCGACGCCTACGTCGGCAACGACGGGCCCGACCCCTACGCCCTCATCAATAAGGTCATCGGCGGCTACACCGTCGAACGTCTCATCGCCGAAGGCGGTATGGGGCGCGGTCTACGCCGCCAAACAGGAACGCCCCGCGCGCGCACCGTCGCGCTCAAGGTCCTCCGACCCGGCAGCGTCGCCGACTCCACCCGCATGCGCTTTGGCCGCGAGGTCACCGCGCTGGGCCGGCTCAAGCACCCCAACATCGCGCAGATCTACGACGCCGGCGTCTACCGACCCGCCGAGGGCTCCAAGCTCCCCTACCTCGTCATGGAGTACGTCGACGGAAGCTCCCTCACCGACTACGCCCGCAACAAGGCAGACAACCTCGACGACAAGCTTACGCTGATGATCAAGGTCGCCGACGCCGTCCACGCCGCACACCAGCAGGCCATCATCCACCGCGACCTCAAGCCCGCGAACATCCTCGTCGACCGCGACGGCGAGCCCAAGGTCCTGGACTTCGGCATCGCCCGCCTCGCCGACGAAAACTCCATCGACTTTACCAGCCACACCGCGACCGGCGCGATCCTCGGCACGCTCGCCTACATGAGCCCCGAGCAGGTCAAGGGCAACGCCTCCGCCGCCGACGCCCGCGCGGATGTCTACGCGATGGGCGTCATGCTTTACGAGATCGTCATGGGTAAGCCGCCCGTCGATGTCAAGAACCAGCCCCTGCCCGTCGCGCTCCAGCGCATCAGTGAAGAACGCACGATCCACCTCGGCGTCGGCTACGACAGCGACCTCCAGACCATCATCGCCACCGCGATGGAGCACGACCCCGCACGCCGCTACGGCTCGGCCTCCGAGCTCGCCGCCGACCTGCGACGCTACCTCGCCAACGACCCCATCGCGGCCCGCCCGCCGACAACGCGCTACCTGCTCACGAAATTCGCGCAGCGTCACCGCGGCCCGCTCATTGCCGCCGTTGCCTTCGTCCTGCTCCTCCTCGGCGCGACCATCCTCGCCAGCGTCGGCTTCCTCCGCGCCGAATCGCAACGCAAAGACGCCGTCGCCGCCCGCGACGAGGCGCAAGCGCAGCGCTCCATCGCCCAGGACGCCACCGCCGACGCGCTCGACCAACGCAACATCGCGCAGTCCGCCACCGAGGAAGCCCTTGCGCAGCGCAACTTGGCCCGTGACCGGGAGCAGGAAGCTCAAGCCGCCCGCGCCGAAACCGCTATCGAGCGCGACAAGGCCGTCGAAGAACAACAACGTGCCCAGGCCATCAACCGGTTCATGAACGACATGCTTGGCGCCGCCGACCCCGATGAGCTGGGCCGCAATGTCACACTCCTCGAAACCATCGACTACTACATCGGGCAGGTCGAAACCGCCTTCGCCGACCAGCCGCAGACCCGCGCAGAGATCTATACCACCCTCGGCTGGGTCTACTTCGCCGTCGGCGATTACGACAAGGCCCAGCCCATCCTCCAAAACGCGATCACGCTCTACGAACAGACCCTCGGCCCCCATGCCTATGACACCTACCTCGCCGTGAATCACCTCGCCAGCGTCTACGAGGAGAGCGGGGATTTTGACGCGCTCGATGAACTCCTGGCGGATCGGCTGCCCGTCGCGATCGAGGCCTTGGGCAAGGGCAACGACGCCGTGCTGCATCTGCAGATGATGCAGGCCGCGCTCTACAGCCACCGCGGTCTCTACCGACAGGCCGACGCGCAGTTCATCGAAACCATCGACACCGCGCAGGATGCGCTCGGCCCCACGCACACCCTGACGCTCACCTACATGAACAACTACAGCGGATTCCTGATCGAACAGGACGACTACGAAAGCGCCGAGTCGCTGCTCAGGACCGTCGTCAAGCACCGCGAGGCCGACCCGGGCGTGTCGGTCCAGGACCGCGCGATTGCGCGATCTAACTTGGCGGGCGTACTCGAATCCCTGGGCCGATATGACGAGGCCGAGGCGATCTACGGCGAAACAGTCCCACTCGTCACCGAAGCACTGGGGGAAGGCCACACGACCACGATGTCGCTGATGATGGCCCACGCCACGACACTGATGTCGCTGGGGCGCGCCGACGCGGCCTGCGAACTCTCTGGCCGTGTCGTCGAGCTACGGCGCGAACACTTCGGCCCGGACCACATCGACACGTTCCTGGCGATGAACAACTACGCGGTCCAGCTTGGCTACGCCGGGCGGCACGACGAGGGCGTCGCCGTCGCACAGGCCGCCTACGAGGGCGCACGTGCGCAGCTCGGCTCGGCGCACCCCCTTGTCTGGCAGGCCGAGCAGAACTACGCCGTCGCGCTGAGCAACGTCGAACGCAGCGACGAAGCCCTGCCGCTGCTCAAGCTCGGCCTCGAACGCTTAGAGGCCACTCTGGGCCAGACGCACCCCAAGACGATTATTCAGGCCAACAACTATGCCATGACCCTGTTCGAGTTAGGCCGCAACACCGAGGCGTTGGATATCGGTGAGGCGTGCATCGAAAACGCGGCAGAGACCCTGCCCGACCCCGTCATCGCGCAGCTCCACCGCAACGCAGGCCGATACGCGATGGCCGACGAACAGTTCGAGCTTGCCGAAGAACACCTGCTTACGAGTTACGAGATGCTCATCGACGAGCCCGGCGGCGCAAACCGCAGACGCACCGCCATGTTCACTGCTGATCTCTACGCCACATGGGGCAAGCCGGAACGCGAAGCCGAGTTCCGCGCGATTAGTGAAGGCGCGGAATAG
- a CDS encoding potassium channel family protein has translation MNGPLRNLWISALLLVGLTVVGALGLMVLGGRSAFEAFYLTVVILTTVGMEGPNSDAERAWGLFLMIAGVGTVIYATGQVVSFFIEGQLRDMIGRHKVNEQIRKLESHYIIIGFGRMGQALCSTLAYHDRPFVLIENCPERLAVAEARGYLAVSGDATEDMTLMHAGIDRASGLAACLPRDADNVFVVLSARGLGPDLHISARCEDAATDPKLRRAGADRVICPAVIGAQRASDHLLNPQVEEMVELDGAWPDLEIAMVRLSQFPEAKCQVIGDLHGLLGERTSVIALMRADGTRMLRPGETTPVHPDDQVVICGNSGSTGQVVDQLSQPRAA, from the coding sequence ATGAACGGCCCGCTGCGAAACCTGTGGATCAGTGCCCTGCTGCTGGTCGGGCTGACGGTCGTTGGCGCGCTGGGGCTGATGGTGCTGGGCGGGCGGAGTGCCTTCGAGGCGTTCTACCTGACGGTGGTGATCCTGACGACGGTCGGGATGGAGGGCCCCAACAGCGACGCCGAGCGGGCGTGGGGCCTGTTTTTGATGATCGCCGGCGTGGGCACGGTGATCTACGCGACGGGCCAGGTCGTGTCCTTCTTTATCGAGGGGCAGCTCCGGGACATGATTGGGAGACACAAAGTGAATGAGCAGATCCGGAAGCTGGAGTCGCACTACATCATCATCGGTTTTGGACGGATGGGGCAGGCGCTATGTTCGACGCTGGCGTACCACGATCGGCCGTTCGTGCTGATCGAGAACTGCCCGGAGCGCTTGGCGGTAGCGGAAGCGCGTGGCTACCTCGCTGTGTCGGGGGACGCGACGGAGGACATGACGCTGATGCACGCCGGGATCGACCGGGCGTCGGGGCTGGCGGCCTGTCTGCCGCGCGATGCGGACAATGTGTTTGTGGTGCTCTCTGCGCGGGGACTTGGGCCGGACCTGCACATCAGTGCGCGCTGTGAAGACGCGGCGACGGACCCGAAGCTCCGCCGCGCCGGCGCGGACCGCGTCATCTGCCCGGCGGTGATCGGCGCGCAGCGCGCCTCCGACCACCTGCTCAACCCCCAGGTCGAGGAGATGGTCGAGCTCGACGGGGCCTGGCCCGATCTTGAGATCGCGATGGTCCGCCTCAGCCAGTTCCCCGAGGCGAAGTGCCAGGTCATCGGCGACCTCCACGGGCTCCTGGGCGAACGCACGAGCGTCATCGCGCTGATGCGGGCCGACGGCACGCGCATGCTAAGGCCCGGCGAGACGACGCCCGTCCACCCAGACGACCAGGTCGTGATCTGTGGCAACTCGGGCAGCACGGGCCAGGTCGTCGACCAGCTCTCGCAGCCCAGGGCGGCGTGA
- a CDS encoding lamin tail domain-containing protein yields the protein MFFSAPSQRSAYAARRRPATPSGQPVPLESLEPRLLFTAVPIITEFLASNDTVLDDEDGNSSDWIEIYNAGDTALDLDGWHLTDDADELTHWTFPAVSVAPGEYLVVFASNKDRADADGTELHTNFALSAGGEYLALVEADGTTIAYEYAPEYPAQNTDVSYGIAVDRDETVLIEEGADARYIVPTGPIAGWNTVGFNDSGWTLGPTGIGYENSPADYDALIESTVPQGTTSTYLRQTFNVADPSAIDELELRVRYDDGFVAYLNGTLVMSQNAPGSPVYNSAATGNHDDGEAVDFVGFDISAFTGALQTGTNVLAIQALNRPSNSDMLIEARLLAIEVGEEAVQGFMTTPTPGTANIITGPIIESVTQDPPQPTASQSLVIEAAVSENAGNGIDRVDLYYRVNFGSESFLQIFDNGLGSDAAAGDGIFTGVISSGLYAAGDMVRWYVTAEDTLGTVSRAPTFVDQDGNNQSAEYFGTVVADPGLGTTLPVFQWFTQDESASHNRNGTRASVYYNGRFYDNIFVRQRGGFTNAAVSQKFDFNKGEKLYISEELGSVGEINLNGNGADSSFLRQPMGFGAFAAAGNASSASFTTYMSLNGSFDRVGIWVEQPDEDYLERHGYDPDGDLYKFVQRGNLNPGLSDTTQGIEKKTNDENDLSSAEHLVAGLALPSEAERQAFIRDFLDIPQIINYLAARTLIQGADDVRKNFYLYVDNTPDGDGLWRIFPWDLDFTFNIPGGHDNQDSERTEHPFFGVEEFPTADGANQWNVMYDVLLETTEIQEMYLRRVRTLMDELYNGASGGATWFANYVNTNFPDIDPHLGSGATNGKNGLLSDIEDRRDELYVTYSNNIPGYSVVIPGAQPANPALSIGTIEHTPFGDQDQEYIQVINPNAFAVDLTGWTVEGAITHTFAPGTVVAAGATLYITPSSSAFRARATGPSGGQGLFVQQWDSGHLSSFGETVTIKRANGTTAASKAYVGDPSPEQEHLRIVELHYNPTGPTPAEQLAGFTDGDQFEFIELINTSATQTLDLAGVSIDTGLGDALFVGTSTTLASATFNGGQGGFTFGENTFNNTGESGVASGLQDVTGGNGGGGALRVDLASADGGPDHGPSSGAFSRSFTVDSAGPVTLSFDFRFLYDGGFEASEIGQAIAELDGVRLGSDVDGSLKSYTGDGNNGPASDTGWQNFSITLDLDAGVHTLSLGAYYLRSTFDDEGVTAWFDNLAVTAAGPVPLAPGQRALLVADLAAFTQRYGQQVVDSVDAIAQYTGNLANGGESLKLNDANGSTILDFAYEDGTGPGEADWPTSPDGDGPSLVVNDTEADYSDGNNWRASLTNHGTPGSDEAAGVLGDITGDGFVGAADLDALLALWGDAAASSPEAANADLDNSGTVGSGDLNIVINNFGNGTTPNNPTSNGNIVDDNDNDNVGNDTPGNPGSSADADADAGNNNGAGNETPFPSQRPRPDQPTPQPEPQPEPATPPATPPATRHANANAADRPNANIHANANTPLTPAQQQAANAQRTPSVLDLVKPKPTDQTPQPAAATPPPKPRFNAMALR from the coding sequence ATGTTTTTTTCTGCGCCTTCCCAACGCTCGGCTTACGCTGCGCGCCGCCGTCCCGCCACCCCATCGGGCCAGCCCGTACCACTCGAGTCTCTCGAGCCACGGCTGCTCTTCACCGCGGTCCCGATCATCACCGAGTTCCTCGCGTCCAACGACACCGTTCTGGACGATGAAGACGGCAACAGCTCCGACTGGATCGAGATCTATAACGCCGGTGACACCGCGCTCGACCTCGACGGCTGGCACCTCACGGACGATGCGGACGAACTGACCCATTGGACGTTCCCGGCGGTGTCAGTCGCTCCCGGCGAGTACCTCGTCGTCTTCGCGTCCAACAAAGACCGCGCCGACGCGGACGGCACCGAGCTGCACACCAACTTCGCGCTGAGCGCGGGCGGCGAGTACCTCGCACTCGTCGAAGCCGACGGCACCACGATCGCCTACGAGTACGCGCCCGAGTACCCGGCGCAGAATACCGATGTGTCCTACGGCATCGCGGTCGATCGCGACGAGACTGTACTCATCGAAGAAGGCGCTGACGCGCGCTACATCGTCCCGACCGGCCCGATCGCGGGGTGGAACACGGTCGGCTTCAACGACAGCGGCTGGACCCTGGGACCGACCGGGATCGGCTACGAGAACAGCCCGGCCGACTACGACGCGCTGATCGAATCGACCGTGCCGCAGGGGACCACCTCGACCTACCTGCGCCAGACGTTCAATGTCGCCGACCCAAGCGCGATCGATGAGCTCGAGCTCCGCGTCCGTTACGACGACGGCTTCGTGGCCTACCTCAACGGCACATTGGTGATGAGCCAGAACGCGCCGGGCTCGCCCGTCTACAACAGCGCCGCCACCGGGAACCACGACGACGGCGAGGCCGTTGACTTTGTGGGGTTTGATATCTCGGCCTTTACCGGGGCGCTGCAGACCGGGACCAACGTCCTCGCGATCCAGGCGCTCAACCGGCCGTCCAACTCGGACATGCTCATCGAGGCCCGTCTGCTCGCGATCGAAGTCGGCGAAGAAGCGGTCCAGGGCTTCATGACCACCCCGACCCCGGGGACCGCAAATATCATCACCGGCCCGATCATCGAATCGGTCACCCAGGACCCACCCCAGCCCACCGCGTCGCAGAGTCTCGTGATTGAAGCGGCCGTCAGCGAGAACGCGGGCAACGGCATCGATCGCGTCGACCTCTACTACCGCGTGAACTTCGGCAGCGAATCGTTCCTCCAGATCTTCGATAACGGTCTGGGCAGCGACGCGGCTGCGGGCGACGGCATCTTCACCGGCGTCATCAGCAGCGGACTCTACGCCGCGGGCGACATGGTCCGTTGGTATGTCACAGCCGAGGACACCCTCGGCACCGTCTCTCGTGCGCCGACCTTCGTCGACCAGGACGGCAACAACCAGTCGGCCGAGTACTTCGGTACCGTCGTCGCCGACCCGGGCCTGGGCACGACGCTGCCCGTCTTCCAGTGGTTCACCCAGGATGAGTCGGCGTCGCACAACCGCAACGGCACCCGGGCCTCGGTCTACTACAACGGACGGTTCTACGACAACATCTTCGTCCGCCAGCGCGGCGGGTTCACCAACGCCGCCGTGTCGCAGAAATTCGATTTCAATAAGGGCGAAAAACTCTACATCAGCGAAGAGCTCGGGTCGGTCGGCGAGATCAACCTCAACGGCAACGGCGCGGACAGCTCGTTCCTGCGCCAGCCCATGGGCTTTGGCGCGTTCGCCGCCGCGGGCAACGCGTCCTCCGCCTCGTTCACGACCTACATGTCGCTCAACGGCTCGTTCGACCGCGTCGGCATCTGGGTCGAACAGCCCGACGAAGACTACCTCGAACGTCACGGCTACGACCCCGACGGCGACCTCTACAAATTCGTCCAACGCGGCAACCTCAACCCCGGTCTCAGCGACACCACCCAAGGCATTGAGAAGAAGACCAACGACGAGAACGACCTCTCCTCGGCCGAGCACCTCGTCGCCGGGCTCGCGCTGCCCAGCGAAGCCGAGCGTCAGGCCTTCATCCGCGATTTCCTCGACATCCCGCAGATCATCAACTACCTCGCGGCCCGCACGCTCATCCAGGGCGCCGACGATGTCCGAAAAAACTTTTACCTCTACGTCGATAACACACCTGACGGCGACGGGCTGTGGCGCATCTTCCCCTGGGACCTCGACTTCACCTTCAACATCCCGGGCGGCCACGACAACCAGGACTCTGAACGCACCGAGCACCCGTTCTTCGGCGTCGAAGAATTCCCAACCGCCGACGGGGCGAATCAGTGGAACGTGATGTACGACGTCCTGCTCGAAACCACCGAGATCCAGGAGATGTACCTCCGCCGGGTCCGCACGCTGATGGACGAGCTCTACAACGGCGCATCGGGCGGCGCGACCTGGTTCGCGAACTACGTCAACACCAACTTCCCTGACATCGACCCGCACTTGGGCAGTGGGGCGACCAACGGTAAAAACGGGCTGCTCAGCGATATCGAAGACCGGCGTGACGAGCTCTACGTCACCTACTCCAACAACATCCCGGGCTACTCGGTCGTGATCCCCGGCGCCCAGCCCGCCAACCCTGCCCTGTCCATCGGCACGATCGAGCACACGCCCTTCGGCGACCAGGACCAGGAGTACATCCAGGTCATCAACCCCAACGCCTTCGCCGTCGACCTCACCGGCTGGACGGTCGAGGGGGCGATCACGCACACGTTCGCACCGGGCACCGTCGTCGCGGCGGGGGCGACGCTGTACATCACGCCGTCGAGCAGCGCGTTCCGCGCACGCGCGACCGGGCCTTCGGGCGGACAGGGTTTGTTCGTCCAGCAGTGGGACAGCGGCCACCTCTCGTCGTTTGGCGAGACCGTCACGATCAAACGCGCCAACGGCACGACCGCCGCATCAAAGGCCTACGTCGGCGACCCGTCGCCCGAGCAGGAACACCTGCGCATCGTCGAGCTGCACTACAACCCCACCGGCCCGACGCCGGCCGAGCAGCTGGCCGGCTTCACCGACGGCGACCAGTTCGAGTTCATCGAGCTCATCAACACGTCGGCCACGCAGACGCTCGACCTCGCCGGCGTGTCGATCGACACCGGGCTCGGCGACGCCTTGTTCGTCGGCACCTCGACCACCCTCGCCAGCGCGACGTTCAACGGCGGGCAGGGCGGGTTCACGTTCGGCGAAAACACGTTCAACAACACCGGCGAGTCCGGCGTCGCGTCGGGCCTGCAGGATGTCACCGGCGGCAACGGCGGCGGCGGGGCATTACGCGTCGACCTCGCGTCGGCCGACGGCGGGCCGGACCACGGCCCGTCCTCGGGCGCGTTTTCACGCTCATTTACAGTCGATTCGGCCGGGCCCGTCACACTCAGCTTCGACTTCCGCTTCCTCTACGACGGCGGGTTCGAGGCCTCGGAAATCGGCCAGGCCATCGCCGAGCTCGACGGCGTCCGCCTGGGCAGCGACGTCGACGGGTCGCTCAAGTCCTACACCGGCGACGGCAACAACGGCCCGGCCAGCGACACCGGCTGGCAGAACTTCAGCATCACGCTCGACCTCGACGCCGGGGTCCACACCCTGTCGCTGGGCGCGTACTACCTCCGCTCCACCTTCGACGACGAAGGCGTCACCGCCTGGTTCGACAACCTCGCCGTCACCGCCGCCGGCCCCGTCCCCCTCGCGCCCGGACAACGCGCACTGCTCGTCGCCGACCTCGCCGCGTTCACCCAGCGCTACGGCCAGCAGGTCGTCGACAGCGTCGACGCCATCGCCCAGTACACCGGCAACCTCGCCAACGGCGGCGAATCACTCAAGCTCAACGACGCCAACGGCTCCACCATCCTCGACTTCGCCTACGAAGACGGCACCGGCCCCGGCGAAGCCGACTGGCCCACCTCCCCCGACGGCGACGGCCCCTCCCTCGTCGTCAACGACACCGAGGCCGACTACAGCGACGGCAACAACTGGCGCGCATCGCTCACTAACCACGGCACACCCGGCAGCGACGAAGCCGCCGGCGTCCTGGGCGATATCACCGGCGACGGATTCGTCGGCGCGGCCGACCTCGACGCGCTCCTCGCGCTCTGGGGCGACGCCGCAGCATCAAGCCCCGAAGCCGCCAACGCCGACCTCGACAACTCCGGCACCGTCGGCAGCGGCGACCTCAACATCGTCATCAACAACTTCGGCAACGGCACAACACCCAACAACCCCACCAGCAACGGTAACATCGTCGACGACAACGATAACGATAACGTGGGCAACGACACCCCCGGAAACCCCGGTAGCAGCGCCGACGCCGACGCCGACGCAGGCAACAACAACGGCGCAGGCAACGAAACCCCCTTCCCCAGCCAACGCCCCCGCCCCGACCAGCCTACGCCCCAACCCGAACCCCAACCCGAACCCGCCACGCCCCCGGCCACCCCACCCGCCACACGCCACGCCAACGCCAACGCGGCCGACAGACCCAACGCCAACATCCACGCCAACGCCAACACCCCCCTCACCCCCGCCCAACAGCAAGCCGCCAACGCCCAACGCACCCCCAGCGTCCTCGACCTCGTCAAACCCAAACCCACCGACCAGACGCCCCAGCCCGCCGCCGCGACCCCCCCACCCAAACCCCGCTTCAACGCCATGGCACTACGCTAA
- a CDS encoding aminotransferase class V-fold PLP-dependent enzyme, which yields MQLTPTLTLDLEAEFPVLGEVDFFNHAAVAPMSGRAAKAMQDAAEACTKRAYLTPGWYGEVVRVKQTAADLVHARGPHEIAFIPNTTTGLAMLAGGLDWQAGDRAVITDVEYPANRYPWTDLKRHGVEVVEARQRDDLRIDVQDVIDLIDDRTRIVALSHVQYASGFRIDLKPIAEAVHAVGGLLCVDAIQSVGMLPVDVQAMGIDFLSADGHKWMLGPEGAGFLYCHEDLAPTVKPPIAGWMGRVNALDYGSYDERYQPDARRFEPGTWNIPGIKAMGASLSLLNEVGIDTVWKRIDALNQHLRGGLADKGYRVVTPGGPDERSGILSFLPPAGVDPAAIEQQLQANRIILAMRGGRLRASPHFYNSIEQVDRLLAELPTG from the coding sequence ATGCAGCTTACTCCAACCCTGACGCTTGACCTGGAAGCCGAGTTCCCCGTGCTGGGGGAGGTCGATTTCTTTAACCACGCGGCGGTCGCGCCGATGTCGGGCCGGGCGGCCAAGGCGATGCAGGACGCGGCAGAGGCCTGCACGAAGCGGGCGTACCTGACGCCGGGCTGGTACGGCGAGGTGGTGCGTGTCAAGCAGACCGCCGCCGACTTGGTCCATGCGCGCGGGCCGCACGAGATCGCGTTTATCCCGAACACGACGACCGGGCTGGCGATGCTCGCCGGGGGGCTGGACTGGCAGGCCGGCGACCGCGCCGTCATCACCGATGTCGAGTACCCGGCCAACCGCTACCCGTGGACCGACCTCAAACGCCACGGCGTCGAAGTCGTCGAAGCAAGGCAGCGGGACGACCTGCGCATCGATGTCCAGGATGTCATCGACCTGATCGACGATCGCACGCGCATCGTTGCGTTGTCGCACGTGCAGTACGCCAGCGGGTTCCGCATCGATCTCAAACCGATCGCCGAGGCGGTCCACGCGGTAGGGGGGCTCTTGTGTGTGGACGCGATCCAGAGCGTGGGCATGCTGCCGGTCGATGTGCAGGCGATGGGCATCGACTTCCTATCGGCGGACGGGCACAAGTGGATGCTCGGGCCGGAGGGCGCGGGGTTTCTGTATTGCCACGAAGACCTCGCGCCGACCGTGAAGCCGCCCATCGCGGGGTGGATGGGGCGGGTCAATGCGTTGGACTACGGCTCTTACGACGAGCGGTACCAGCCCGACGCGCGGCGGTTTGAGCCGGGCACCTGGAATATCCCGGGGATCAAGGCGATGGGCGCGAGTTTGTCGCTGCTCAACGAGGTCGGCATCGACACGGTCTGGAAACGCATCGATGCGCTCAATCAGCATCTGCGTGGCGGGCTTGCCGACAAGGGCTACCGCGTGGTGACGCCAGGCGGCCCCGACGAGCGGAGCGGGATCCTGAGCTTTCTTCCCCCCGCGGGAGTCGACCCGGCGGCGATCGAGCAACAACTCCAGGCCAATCGCATCATCCTCGCGATGCGTGGCGGCCGACTGCGCGCCAGCCCGCACTTCTACAACAGTATTGAGCAGGTGGATCGGTTGCTGGCCGAGTTGCCAACGGGGTAG